Below is a genomic region from Cognatiyoonia koreensis.
ATTTCCAAAAGACTTGTTGAAATCGCGGCAAAAGAAGGTGCCGATGCGATTGCACATGGTGCCACAGGCAAAGGCAACGATCAGGTACGCTTTGAACTGGCAGCTTATGCGTTGAACCCAGATATTAAGGTAATTGCACCTTGGCGCGATTGGGATCTGACCAGCCGCACCAAATTGCTGGAATTCGCTGAACAGCATCAGATTCCCGTTGCCAAAGACAAGCGTGGCGAAGCGCCGTTTTCTGTGGATGCCAACCTGCTCCACACCTCATCTGAGGGTAAAGTGCTGGAAAACCCGGCAGACGAAGCACCGGAGTACGTCTACCAACGCACCGTCGCGCCCGAAGATGCACCGAACGCGCCGGAAATGGTCGAAATCGGTTTCGAGAAGGGCGATGCAGTGTCTATCAACGGGGAATCGATGTCCCCCGCGACGATCCTGACCAAGCTGAATGAGCTTGGGGGCAAACACGGGGTCGGCCGTCTGGACCTTGTCGAAAACCGGTTTGTCGGAATGAAATCACGCGGCATCTATGAAACGCCTGGCGGCACCGTACTGCTAGAAGCACATCGCGGCATTGAACAGATCACGCTGGATTCCGGTGCTGGGCATCTTAAAGACTCGATCATGCCGCGCTACGCAGAGCTGATCTACAATGGCTTCTGGTTCTCGCCAGAACGTGAGATGTTACAGGCACTCATCGACAAGTCGCAAGAACACGTCACGGGAACCGTACGCGTGAAGTTGTATAAAGGTAGCGCAACAACGGTGGCACGTTGGTCCGACCATTCGCTTTATTCCGAAGCACATGTGACATTCGAAGACGACGCAGGTGCTTATGACCAGACCGATGCGAAGGGGTTCATCCAGCTAAACGCGTTGCGGCTCAAATTGCTTGCGGCGCGGGACCGGCGCCTGAAAGGCTAGAATGGCAGTCTTGCTCAAAGCGATCACTTCGGCGGATATCGGTCCACTCTCGCAGATTAACGTGCGCGAGGATCAAAAGGATTTCATCGCACCGAACCCGATCACTATCGCACAAGTACGTTTTGAGAAAGGCGCATACGATTTCTGTATTTGGGACGGCGAAACACGCGTTGGGTTGATCGCAGTAATTGACATCTGCGAAAACGATGAACCCGAAGAAATAGATCACCCAGAAGCCGTTTATGTCTGGCGTTTGCTTATCGGGGCCGGATTTCAGGGTAAGGGCTATGGCACAGCCGCAATTGGACAAATCGAAGATTGGGCAGCCAAACGCGGCCGTCCGCTGGTTCAAATTCAGGCAGTGGCCGAAAACA
It encodes:
- a CDS encoding argininosuccinate synthase; amino-acid sequence: MSSPKKVVLAYSGGLDTSIILKWLQTEYQCEVVTFTADLGQGEELEPARAKAEMMGAKSIYIEDVREEFVRDFVFPMFRANALYEGLYLLGTSIARPLISKRLVEIAAKEGADAIAHGATGKGNDQVRFELAAYALNPDIKVIAPWRDWDLTSRTKLLEFAEQHQIPVAKDKRGEAPFSVDANLLHTSSEGKVLENPADEAPEYVYQRTVAPEDAPNAPEMVEIGFEKGDAVSINGESMSPATILTKLNELGGKHGVGRLDLVENRFVGMKSRGIYETPGGTVLLEAHRGIEQITLDSGAGHLKDSIMPRYAELIYNGFWFSPEREMLQALIDKSQEHVTGTVRVKLYKGSATTVARWSDHSLYSEAHVTFEDDAGAYDQTDAKGFIQLNALRLKLLAARDRRLKG
- a CDS encoding GNAT family N-acetyltransferase, with amino-acid sequence MAVLLKAITSADIGPLSQINVREDQKDFIAPNPITIAQVRFEKGAYDFCIWDGETRVGLIAVIDICENDEPEEIDHPEAVYVWRLLIGAGFQGKGYGTAAIGQIEDWAAKRGRPLVQIQAVAENNAAIRLYEKLDYRRTGKMSDGEIQLEKWL